A region of the Leopardus geoffroyi isolate Oge1 chromosome C2, O.geoffroyi_Oge1_pat1.0, whole genome shotgun sequence genome:
ttcagattctgtctccctctctctctgcccctcccctgctcatactctctctctgtctcaaaaataaacatacaaaaaaaattaaagagaaaaatgagctcAAAGCCAGTGGGGAAAAGGtcaaggggaagggcagggatgTTTTAGGCTAAGGAGATTTAAGGTACATTAAGAAGTAcaagatttaggggcgcctgggtggcgcagtcggttaagcgtccgacttcagccaggtcacgatctcgcggtccgtgagtttgagccccgcgtcgggctctgggctgacggctcggagcctggagcctgtttccgattctgtgtctccctctctctctgcccctcccccgttcatgctctgtctctctctgtcccaaaaataaataaaataaaaatgttaaaaaaaaaaaaaaagaagtacaagatTTAGTCCTTGATTAAATACATCTATAAAAGACACTTGGGACTACTTGGGTAAATCTAAATCCATTCTGAGTATTAATGACATTAGGAGATTACAGTTCACATATTGCGCCATGCAGAAAAAGTccgtattttttaaatatgtatgcaaaCATATTTGAGATGGAAGTGTCTTGACATCTATACTTTAAAATAGTtgagcaaagaaaaaagtctATAAAGCAAATGTACAAAATTCGGGCAATCTTTCAATTTAGGTAGAAGCATATGGGTATCATTTTGGtagttctttctacttttctgaatagagctgtatttcttttcttttcttttctttttttttttttttaattttagagacagagcatgagcagagaagaggtgcagagccccaatgcagggctcaatcccacaatcctgggatcatgacctgagctgaaatcaagagtcagatgctcgactggctgagccatgcaggtacccCAAAGCTGTGTTTCTGTATGTATGATACAGGtatttaaacaggaaaaacacATTCATGGTGGTCATAGCTGGTTAGCTTCAAAGAGAGAACTGGAATTAATAAGCAaatgggcagagagggcaggtcaaagaaatctaagaaaacaGTAACATAACAGAAACATGGACCAGGCACCAACCTTGACATACTCAACTGCTCTTGGAGAAAAGTCACAGGCATAGGCAAAGATATTCAGATCTTCTTCTAAAAGCGGGAATAAACAGTTCCCAACACCACAGCCAGCTTCAAGCACAGTCAATTTTTGATCTTCAAACTGGGGAAAGAGATGCAAAGTCGTTTGCATCATCGAGAAACAAACCAAACTACAACATGTCTCCAAACAGGAGAAGCAGGTTTCTGCCCCCATGGGGCAGACAGTAAACAAGTGAGCTGAGAACCTAAAGCTAATACTGATACCTTGCTTGTCATCCAACACTGGGTAGCGTAGtataaagaaaacacagcaggggcacctgggtggctcggtggatTAAGcatccctccccccctttcttttttaatgttttatttttttgagagagagggtgagcaggagccaggaaggcacagagagagaggggaacagaagatgcaaagtgggctctgcaaagactgcagagagcctgatgtggggctggaacccacgaactctcgatcatgacctgagttgacgtcgagtgctcaaccaactgagccacccaggcaccccacagcatccgactcttgatttcttttcttttcttttttaatataggaaatttattgtcaaattggtttccatacaacacccagtcctcatcccaaaagatgccctcttcaatacccatcacctacccttccctccctcccaccccccatcaaccctcagtttgttctcagtttttaagagtctcttatgctttggctctctccctctctaacctcttttttttttttttcccctcccccatggacttctgttaagtttctcaggatccatataagaatgaacacatatggtatctgtctttctctgtatggcttatttcacttagcatcacactctccagttccatccacgttgctacaaagggccgtatttcattctttctcattgccacgtagtactccattgtgtatataaaccacaccgactcttgatttcaagagtctcatggtggtgagatcaagcccaaagatgggctccatgctgagcatggtgtctccttgggattctctctctctctctctctctctctcaaataaataaacattaaaaaaaaagaagaaaacacaggataATAGCTAAAATAACACACTCTGGGACTAAACTGCTTGCACTCAAATCTGGACTTCTTCCCTCACCATGTTCTATCAATACACAACTCTCTTAAAAGAGCTTTGTGCCCCGTTTTACCTGCAAGTAGGGATAACAATGATGCCTACTTCACACTGTTTTTGTAGGGCTTAAATTACACAACACGTAGAGTTCTAGAAAAGGGCCGTGGTAAAGTGTTTATCGTCTTTATTATGAATCTGAATCTGTCACTGAAGTCACCCAGTATGAGTTCAATATTTACGACTTTCAGACTGGCTTTAAGAAACCAAAAATGTCCTCGAAAGCTCTCTTTCCTACATACAACCCAGGACCTACTAAATCCACTGGAGACCCATAGGAAGGCAATAAACACTCCTCTtcacatttgaaatgaaaactcAAACAAGGTTCAATATTAGTTTACCTCTCTACATGATCTGAGTTCCTCAAACTCTCTGGTGGTCCAGTGTCTATCTTTGAAGAAGTTAGTgctatttcttttgtaaaaaaggTCCCAGTTCTTCTGAgcctctttttccagtttttgctgtTTAAAATCAGACATTAAAGCCTGGTCTCTTTTCAATTTCTCCTCTTCTTCAGCGCTGAGAATTCTTGCCTGCAGCCCTTTCCTTTGCAAAGAAGCCATCCCATAAGTTGATGGTAATATATTTAACACTGCTGAAGATTCCCCAACCCTGAATAACCTGAGTAATCCAAGCTGATACTGCAGACATAGGAAGGATTTTTCCAAATGTGGTTCTTCACGTTGGGCTCAAGCCTCGGGCAGCACTGGGTGCTTTGCAGGAAAAAGGAGATTCCGGTTAGTGGTTCTAGAGCAGTTTTTAAGACGCTGGTTAGCCGCTTTAGAACGGTTCTTTCACCAAACAGTTCAACTCACCACATACTAGATGCTGACTCAACACAAAAACCCTGCCCACTCTACAAGAGGTCGGTCAGAAAGAAGCCCAAGACACAATCCCTACCTTCAGAGGGCTTACATTCCGTGGCCAGGGCTCTCACGCACCAAACTCTAGTTCAAACCAGAACAAGTTAACTATTAGAATAATAAATCggtttagggacgcctgggtggctaggtccgttaggcgtcccacttcagctcaggtcatgatcttaaagtttgtgagttccagccctgggtcgggctcggtgctgacagcccagagcctggagtctgcttgggattctgtgtctccctctctctctctctctccctctgtccctccccaactcgtgctctgtctctacctctctttaaaataaataaacattaaaaagatataataatactAAATCGGTTTAGAAAAAGGACACTCCCAAGAAGTGACTGAGAAATCTTAGGGAGGAAACATCAATTTTTAATGCCCGTGAAAGGGTGACTTAACCACACCAGCTTCCCGAAATGGCGACGGGTGGCCAAGTGGGGTGATCATTTCCCAAGGATCCGAGACCCAGTTTCGGGGGGGAATTTGTAGTCAAGCCCGGCGGCCTGAGATTCTGATCACACACCTAAGAGGCCGTCTCACGAACCAGAGGGTAGCGCCGTTTTCCAGGGGCTGAGGCTCTCGCTCCTCCATTAACGCGTGAAGGGTAAGAGGCCAGCGACGCGCGGGGTAGGGTCCGTAGGGCTCCGGACGCTCGGGAGAAACTAGGGCGCCCGGGCCTGCGGAGAGCCGGCCACACTGGCTGTCAGACCCGTGTTCATCTAGTTCGCCGCGCTTGGGCTCACCGTCATCACTTCTTACATTCACCTGGACGGGTAGGGACGGACGCACTCAGCCCTCAGCCCGGACCCGGCCTCGGAAGCCGGATCAGGGAGCTTCGGTCCGGGGACAAACACCCCTCAAGGACCTCTCCCGGCGGTATCCTTTGGCCATGGCACTGCCGCCGCCACTGCCCCCGCCACTTCCGTCACGAACGCAGAAGTCCCTCCCCGACGCCGGAAGTGCCGCGGACCTGCTTCCGCGCAGTCCTCCTCCACCCCGCCGCAGAGGCGAGGACCTGCTTCCGGCCCCGGGTGGGCGCCGGCTCGGCTCGCCGTGCGCCCCCGAACGCTGTCCCGGGAGCTTCGTTCCCCCGGACGCCGGCGCCGGAAGCTCGGACCGCGGCCGCGCCAGGAGAGCGCCGGTCCGGGCGCTAGGCTCGTGGGGGGCCATGAACGGAACCGCGAACCCGTTGCTGGACCGCGAGGAACACTGCCTGCGGCTCGGGGAGAGCTTCGAGAAGCGACCGCGGGCCTCTTTCCACACCATTCGCTGTAAGCCAGCCCTCCCCTCTGTTCCCATCCGCCGCCTCTTGCCAACCCGACTCCTTCTCTTCCCTCGTCCCTCCAAAGCCCAGGGAACCTCCTGCCTACGTCAGCTCCCTTCTCTCTTCGCCCAGATCCTCCTGGACCTCGattccacccccctcctcccctccccccttttccaGCTCACTCCCCAAACCAAACGCTTCGCCACTCCCAACTACCCATCTGCCTTGTGGTCCCAACTACTTCTTCCGAAGGTTATTGGCTCCTTTGTTTTTCATCCGCCCACCCAGCCCTGCTTTATTCGAAACTTACGCCTCTTTATTACCAAAAGACTGTGACCCCACATCAGACTTCAGTTCTCCCTGCAATCCGTCCCACTTTCTGATGACCCCACCGGGGTCCTCCACGTTTAAAGGACTCTTCCCGTTTGCCGATGAGCCTTATCGACTCCCTCCTATTACATTCTCCTCTTCCCTGTGTTCCTTAGCCTTCGTTCCTCGTTCGTCTTTGTTCTGGTTACCCTGAGCCTGCGCTTCATCCCCTTGGCAGCCAAAGAATCCGCATCCTCTGTGCGCTCCATCCGTCTTCCTCCTCCAGCTTTCTGTACCTCGTTTGACTCTGCTGTCTTTTGAGGTGACCTATACTACCCCGACTTTAACTCAGTACCAAGTCCCATGTGAGTGAAGAATAAAATTGGAACGCGTGAGCCTTGATAAAGCTTGATGTATGCTTGGAAGCGGGGGAGAGGAGGCATCAAGAATGTCCAAATAGTCGTTATGCTGGACCTTCCTTTTCTACATGATTATAGACTCTGTGGAGGGAGGGCACGTCCACTCTATGTCCTGGGTAAAGTTTTGGCTCTTAGGGATGGGCTGGCTGAGCATCCTCCAGTGTGATTCACAAGCTTCTGGTATCCGTCAGCCCTAATGCTGGTTAAGACTTGTTTTTGTCTAAGGAGCTAATAAATGTGACTCAACACATTGGAAGAGGGCGTGTTAGATAATGAAGTTCCATATTTCTGCGGTCACTTGCCAGACCATTATTGTGTCTCCTACTGACAGCAGATCAGCTCTTTCAGAGGGAGGATATTGGGAATGTGATAAGAGCATCGTTTTCGGAGCAGTTTACTAAACTGATGTTTTGGTAGAGGGAAGAGCAATGTGGAATTTAAGTGAGACACTTCATATATGCACGTGGCAGTGTGAGGCCAGTTTATGTCAGAATGGAGTAAGATGGCTATTCGTGGTGCACGTTAGCAGCAGTTGAGAGAGATGGGCAGGATTAACCTTTGGAGATAGAGTTCAACCATCTGTTCTATACTTTTATAAGAACTTAAGTGTGGGAAATCCTAATGTTGACAGTTTCTATGCAAAATGAAATCAGCTTATATGATACTGGGGCTTTCCTGTTTCATATAGGGTGTTACAGTCACAGAATCTTTTTAATATGCCCTGTTGCTTTTGATCTTGTACACAACAATCCTAACAAAACCCCTCTGGCTAAGAAGGcattaattttcatgtgtcacttgGGAGAAGGGAATATCTTTGCTTAATAGAATGGTATATGaattctagctttttttttttttttttcccccctcaaagtAATCTAGCAGGGATGGGAGGCAAAGTATGTAGGAGGTATAGAGAAAACAAGATTGTCCCTGAGTTCGTAATTCTTCTTGAACCTGGGTGACAGTACACAGGGGCTCACTGTActattctctgctttttttccacaatgaaataggttttttttaattctacattgtatttttccatttatctgactcacaaaaaaattttaattcttaaacaAGAATGACCAGGAGGCTTAGTATAAGTAACCAGCTGGataaatattcttttgcttttccctttaGATGACTTTAAGCCAGCATCCATAGACACTTCCTGTGAAGGAGAGCTTCAGGTTGGCAAAGGAGATGAAGTCACAATTACCCTGCCACATATCCCTGTAAGTTTATGCACCGTGGAATCACAGTGAATCCTCATATTCTATTTATTGCAATTTGAATTTtcctactatttaaaaatttttagatttcTAAAATTCCAACATAAGGAAAAAGGGAATTGGGGGGATGGGGTAGGGTGGAATTCATGTTTCCCAAGTGCTTGAGTAAAAATGATTCTTTGCCATTTTTCCCATGCTCCCTTTTCCCCCATCTGCTACCATGTAGACAAGGTTCCTGTCTGGATACTTAGCCCCTCTAGCCGCTCTTTCAGATTGGCCTAGCTTTTCCCCCACACAGCTCCAAAGAGCAAAGCCCTCGATGCCATGTTGGCTTATAGCAACAACAGTTTAGGTGTGTGGCACAGCCAAACCAGGAGTTAAGACAGGCAGGAGCAGAATTGACACCTTTCATATATCAGGCAAAGGGCGGACTGCAGACTGAAAATTGCAACCAAGCACCAGAGGATCAGAGCATTCAGCTAATTTAGGGATGAGGAACCCAATTAAAAGTTAAATTGAGAACCCCTACggagagagactttttttttgaagctttgtCCAAAGTAGCACTATAATCACACAGCCTGAAGGATCAGACAAAATGCTCATAATGAACAGGTGTCATTGGATGTCACAGCCCTGTCCTGGAACATAATAAGGTCTTGGTAACCAGTAATAGAATGAAAAGGCTCTGGACAAGAAGCTTCAGGCTGAGTAGAAATTACTTGTCTGCCAGTTCCAACTGCTATTTCATTGCATGTTGCCTTTAGCAGATTACATCATCTCCCTTTGGATCTTCGTTTGCCAAATGTAAAATGAAGGGGTTAGATAAATGGTCTCTAGGGTCCCTTCCAACTCTAAGTTTTTACCCTATGAATAAGGAGTCAAGGAGccaaccaattttttttattccatacaATCAAATCCTATCtatgtcaaatattaattgagcgCCTACTATGTGTTGGCCCGTTACTAAGCACTGAGAATACAATCTCGAACAAAACAAGCACTTTTCTTGCCCTTGGGGAGCTTATGATctggaattaaataaatataaaaagcacagccatttgttttagaaaatcagGAAGGTTTCTCTAAGGAAGTGACCTTTGAGCAGATTTGAAGGTTGAGTAattgaaagagaggaagaggcaggatgTTGCAGGCAGAAGCCTTGTTAAAGCCCTGCAAGAAAGAGCATGAGGATCTGAGAGAGGCCAGCCACCTTCTACTCTGGATCCTGCAGAGCCTAGGGCTAGGGGTACAGGGTGAGGCAGAAGGGCCAGGTATCTGGTTTAGAGATTTTATTCTTGGGTCTCAGAGCAACAGGTTAGCAGTTAAAGGGCTTAGGCAGGTGAGTGGTATGATGTACTTACTCTGAGCCAAGCAGAATAATGAGCTGCCCTTAGAGAATACTCTTTTGGTTACTTGGCATGAGGGGAAGCCCTGGACTCTGAAATTACAATACAGAAATCACATATTAGTTTTACTTCTTGCAATGAAAAGTTCTACTCAGTATAATACCAAGCAATGGTTAATCTGTTTTTACCAGTTCATACCTCACCATTATTTGTAACATGTTTTgaatctttagaaaaatgtacggtaattttgaaaatttatattacCTTTCTTGATTACTGAGAAGTAGTTGCACAGTTACAGATTCttgctgtatattatatccctTTCCTTTTTGCCTAGGAAGCCAGAGGAGTTAAAATAGAAAtcagttcattcttttctgtttgagTAGCTCTGATACTCATGAAGCCACTTGTAAATTCGTTTTTAATGTTCATAACTGGTGTGTCTGGTTTGATCTTCTACTTTTGTGGCATATAGGGATCCACACCACCAATGACTGTGTTCAAGGGGAACAAACGGCCTTATCAGAAAGACTGTGTGCTTATTATTAATCATGACACTGGTGAATATGTGCTGGAAAAACTCAGTAGCAGCATTCAGGTCAAGAAAACAAGGTACGTGAATGACCAGATACAGATCGATACAGGGTTTCTAGATCTTTGCATTATCTCTTCAGTTATTTTAGAAGGATATGAGCATCTGAGTATTCAGTGTCCTGTCGATAATATCAACAACTCTACCTGTGTCTTCTCAATAAGTCAGTAAAATATCACTTCCTcaaatgcaataaaaagaaataagagcttTTAAGACCTGAAACGTGGAAGCCACAGGGGAAAGggatgtattttataattaaatctattttattaatcTCATGATTGTTCAAATAGTACCACCTAAGGGGATAAGATTTAAACTTGTAGACTTGTAATtagattaaaaacattaatttttcgCAAGATGCATTTGAGGTATTTATAACACTAAAATaaagttttgcctattttttaaattttttttaattaaaaaaaatttttttttgaatgtttatttttgagagagagacagagaaagagagacagagcacgagcagggaaggggcagagagagagagggagacacagaatcccaagcaggctccaggctctgagctgttagcacagagcctgatgcggggctcgagcccacaaactaagatcatgatctgagccaaagtcggacgcctaaccgactgagccacccaggcgccccaagttctgcctatttttataaatagtgAGTTCTCTTTAATCTTTAATTCAACAGGCTTTACATTTGTAATACAAAgccaattaaattttaaagtcacAATTCATTCTATGAATAGAAGCAACCCACTGGTTCTGTTTTTTACATTGTGATACAGCAATTATTGTAATACAGTCCTAAATTCTTAAAGAGAGTGTTATAGCctgatatttttctgtttatgcttcttcatttactcattccagaaaaaaagtaGCTACCATTTATCAAGGGGTTACTGAATACTATGCTAAATGCTTTCATGCATTATCCTACCTAACTTTACAAATAACATTTAGAAAGGTACTATCGTtatctgtaaaaacaaacaaaaaaaccacacacacacacacacacacacacacacacacacacacagacacagacacacaaagagacTGCAGATTCATGATCCTGTGAACCGGGGTCCAGCATCAGAACAGAGCCCTTAGCCTGGGCATGTGCGTCCAagccccctgctcctctcctgcctggGATAGATTTGTATTAATTACCTCCCCGAACCAGGTGCCACTGTTAATTCCCCAACAGATGATGTTTGTGGGCATTTCTCTCACTACTCGGTGTCATCTATGGACTAGCAGCATTTGATCACTTGGATGCTTTTTAAAGTGCAGAATTTCAGGACCTGCTAAgttggaatctgcattttaatgaaatccTCAGGCGATTTGTGTGCCCACCAAAGTTCAAAAGCCGAAAGTGGGCTCATCCGTTTACAAAAGAAATTGTTAGTGAATAGAATTTTCTCCGGTTGGGGTGGGATGCTTTGCTTGTCCGCCTGCAGGAGCTGGCGCGTGACAAGATGAACAGGCAGTAAACAGATCGTGGGAACACTTGCAAACTAGCCAGCATTTCAAGAGCTGGTTTTATGTAGTAACTCATATACTTGTGACTATAACTTTATACCGTATACAAGTCAAGTAGTCCTATTGTCTGCTGGTAAAATGGGTTCTCACGATCACGTTGTGTCCTGCATATCGGTTTTATTTGCTTGTTATAAAATGTGAGCTTCTTGAGGgctgttttattcatctttgtatctctggTGCGTAGTGCAGTACCGGAATGCAGTAGGCAGTTGTTGAGTGAGTAGTTCATGGGATAAAGTGACAAACATCAGTATTTTGAAGTAGTGTGTAGAGAAGCACGATTGTGCAGAGACCTCTAGGTACTTGGTTACCTGAACAGATTTGAGGAGCACTGTTTTTGGCCCTGCAatttaatgtctgtttttcattttagagctGAGGGGAGCAGTAAAATCCAAGCCCGAATGGAACAGCAGCCCACTCGTCCCCCACAGCCATCTCAGCCGccaccacctccaccacctcTGCCATTCAGAGCTCCGACAAAGCCTCCAGTTGGACCCAAAACTTCTCCTTTGAAAGATAACCCTTCACCTGAACCTCAGCTGGATGACATCAAAAGAGGTAGGGAGCATTTTCTGGAACTGATAGCCACTGGGAGTTGGGTGTTGAGGCTTTTGTGGCGATCACAAGGCTATCATGTTGACATCACATGGGCACTGGTGGCATGGGCATTCTCTGCCATTGAAAAAATAATCTGCAGAGTTCACCATTCCAGAGGTGACGGAGGTGGGACTGTTACCACTTCTCTCGTTTGACAAGGGAGGTCCAGGCAAGTGACTTGAGTTGTGGCTGTCTTTGCAGCTTTCTGTTCAGAGGCCCAGGATTTAAACAAGCATGACTGTCATCCAAAAGTCTATATGCCGTGCCTTTAAGGTTTTGGGAGAAGAGAATTCCAAGGTGTTGGGGTAAAAACCAGGTGTGTCAGTGTTAGTATAGTATCTGGGTCAGAGGGATATTTAAAATACCAGGACCATTGCTTTGTACTAACAAAGGGTGTAAACATGAGAGTGCCATGGGACCTGGAAATGGACATGGCCTAGAAAGACCTAGAGGTCTGGTCGGGTTCTCACTTTGGCTTTCTCCTCATACAGGGAGGGGGTGGTTTTCGTTGTCCAGACTCTCAG
Encoded here:
- the EAF1 gene encoding ELL-associated factor 1, which codes for MWFFTLGSSLGQHWVLWTGRDGRTQPSARTRPRKPDQGASVRGQTPLKDLSRRYPLAMALPPPLPPPLPSRTQKSLPDAGSAADLLPRSPPPPRRRGEDLLPAPGGRRLGSPCAPERCPGSFVPPDAGAGSSDRGRARRAPVRALGSWGAMNGTANPLLDREEHCLRLGESFEKRPRASFHTIRYDFKPASIDTSCEGELQVGKGDEVTITLPHIPGSTPPMTVFKGNKRPYQKDCVLIINHDTGEYVLEKLSSSIQVKKTRAEGSSKIQARMEQQPTRPPQPSQPPPPPPPLPFRAPTKPPVGPKTSPLKDNPSPEPQLDDIKRELRAEVDIIEQMSSSSGSSSSDSESSSGSDDDSSSSEGEDNGPASPPQPAHQQPYNSRPAVANGTSRPQGSNQLMNTLRNDLQLSESGSDSDD
- the METTL6 gene encoding tRNA N(3)-methylcytidine methyltransferase METTL6 isoform X4 encodes the protein MASLQRKGLQARILSAEEEEKLKRDQALMSDFKQQKLEKEAQKNWDLFYKRNSTNFFKDRHWTTREFEELRSCREFEDQKLTVLEAGCGVGNCLFPLLEEDLNIFAYACDFSPRAVEYVKQNPLYDTERCKVFQCDLTKDDLLEHVPPESVDVVMLIFVLSAVHPDKMHLVLQNIYQNSWLSSLWTQVTKKW